CTCCGCCGCCAGCCCTGGATGGTGCGGAAGTAGCGCAGTACCGGGTAGCTCACTGAATGCTGCAGCCCGATGGCCGCCCGTGTGACAAGACGGCTCGCCGGCCGGTGGCTAGGCTGGGACATTCGGCGCGCTCGAGGGCGCGGAATTCATGGTGAAGATGGGGGACCCTTTGGGGGAACAGCGTGTGATTTTTGGCGGACCGGCCACGGTACCGCCGGTGGTGCGGGCGTCGACGGCGTTCTGGCTGGCCAGTGCACTGGTGGCCGGCGTGCTGCCCGTCGTCTTGGAGTTCGCTGGAGCCGGCACCGGTCCGTCCACGCCCATCTGGGCCGTGATTGCCCTGGCAGTTCCCCTGGTGGCCCTGCAGGTATGGGGGGCCTTCCGGCTCCTGGCAGGCGTGAGATGGGTCCGCACCGTGCTCACGGTCATCGCCGTGCTTTCCGCCGCAGGAGCGCCGTTCGATCTGTCACTTGTTGTGGTGACCGGGCTGGCCCTCACATTGGCCGGCGCCGTATTGATGTGGCTGCCGCCGGCGAACGCGTTCTTCCGGGGAGAACACCAGCCTGCCGGGGCGCCCCACTAGGCGCCGGTCAGCCCCGGTACCCGGTTCAGCCGGCCTACCGGCGGGCTGCCGAGCTGAGTTGCGGCTGCCCGTGCTCCGGGTGCGGGTTGTTGTGGGCGGCGCGCATGCGGAGCAACGCGGCGCCGCTGTGGACCGGCGCCGGCTGCGAGGGCCGGATCCGGTGGGACGGTTCGATCCGGCGGCTGCTGCTCATATCGCGGATCAGGCCGGTTCCGGCGATCTCACGAACCAGCGCGATCCCCTGCGCGGCAGCTCGCTTTGTAGGGTACTTCAATGAAATCGCCACGAGTTCCCCGGCCTTGCCGATAAGCCTGAACCTGTACCCGCCGTCGGGCGCGCTAATTAGTTCGAAGTGTCCGGACATCGTTGTCACTCTCCACTCTCAAGGTCGTTTTGTTCACCTTTTCCACCCTAGCCTCGGGCCCGACGCACAAATCAGGGCCGAAGGGCCCCTACGCCCATGCGCCCGTTCTGCTAGCTGAGTAGAGCTAGCCGTCCTCGGAAGGGTCGGTGAACTCGTCAGGTCCGGGCCTGCCGTGGCCGTCGCGACCGCCTGCGGACTCGGACTCCTGGCCGGATTCGTGGGCCGCTTCCGGTACCGCTTCCGGCACCCCCTCCACCGCTTCCGGCAAATTCAGGTCATCGGAGTATGGGGCAAAGAGGCGTGGCATGGCCTCGATGAGTTCGTTGGCGGCCATTGCAAGCAGGTCCCGTTGGATCGGCGGCAGGGACAACAAGCCTTGCAGGTACGCCTCGACTTCGTATTCGCCGACGCTTCCGCCAAGGCTGAAGTAGTTCAGCCACAATTCCCCGGGCGTGATCTCCGCAGCCTTGAGCGCCGCCCTGAGTTGCCGGCGTTGCTCGGGTTCGTTGCGATCGAAGCCCATGGGTGCGCCCCCTAATTCCTGGCGTCCGGCATCTCAGCAATGAGCCCGGCAGCGGCCTGCAGGAGGGACGAACGGCGCTCCCTGGACTGGCGAATCAGTTCTTCCAGGGCACGCTCGTGGCCGAACCCGTGGCGCTGCATCAGTATCCCGCAGGCACGGTTCACCGTATCCCTGCTTTCCAAGGCGGCGTGGAGGTCGGCGCTGATGTGCTGGGGCATCTCGCTGGCCTGGACATGGGAAAGCAACGTTACGGCCGGGACAGCGAACAGCTCCAAGAGCCTTGCTGTGGCGGGCGTGTAAGACGCGGGAAGCGCCGCGTACACCTTGATGGTGCCGATGCTCTGCTTGTCCGCTACCAACACTGCGCTCACCACCGATCGGATGGGGAGTCCTTCGACAGCCGCCCTCCACCGCGGCCAGCGGTCATCCGCGCGGACGTCTTCCACAACAATGGTTTCCTCGGCAGCCCACGCCGTCAGGCACGGTCCTTCACCGAGCTCGTACTGAAGCGAGTCGGCCTGTTCCACCACCCTGTCGGTGGCACCGTAGCTGGTCCTGCGGCCTTGCCCATCCAGAACGGAAACGCCGGCGCCGGCGGTGCCGGGAACTGAGTCCTTGACAGCCCTGGCCAGGACCTCAACGGCAGTGACGACTTTTTCCTCGGTCAGGAGCAAACCGCGGATCCTGCCGATCGCGCCGGAGAGATCATCCAAGGGAAGCTTCTTTGCCATGGACGGACCTCCGGCCGGTAGCCGGACCATCCGAGTCGGCGGACCGTCCGGAGCAATCGTGTGCGGGTATGAGGTTCGAGCCCGCAGTCTCAGCTTAGCCCCGGCGGCGTGCGGGACGCATAAGGTTCACAACAAGGCCACTTTCGGGAAACGGCTATGGTTCCCGGCCGGACCGCCGCCTAGCGTTGGGGGAACACTCCCCGGAGCTCCCCGCCATCCAGAGAAAGACCATCATGCCCACCGATGTGAACGAATACCCCTTCTCCCAGGTAGACGTCTTTGCTCCCGGCCCCAAAGCCGGGAACCCCGTCGCCTCGTTCATGACGCGGACGGACTGAGCACGGAACAGATGCAGAGCTTCGCGAACTGGACCAACCTGTCGGAGACCACGTTCCTGCTGAAGCCGTCCCACCCGGAAGCGGACTACAGGCTGAGGATTTTCACGCCCGCATCCGAACTGCCCTTTGCCGGGCATCCCACGCTCGGCTCGGCCCACGCCTGGCTAGCAGAGGGCGGACAGCCGCTCCGTGAAGGTGAGCTGCTACAGGAATGCGAGGCCGGCCTGGTGAAGATCCGCCGCGCCGGCACCGACCTGGCATTTGCGGCACCGCCGCTGGTCCGCTCGGGCGCGGTTGACCCGGCAGCCCTGGAACAGGCCGTCGTCAGCCTGGGCGTCGACGCCGGGCAGGTCCTCGGCAGCAACTGGGTGGACAACGATCCCGGCTGGCTGGGTATCCGGCTGGAATCAGCGGAACAGGTGCTGGGACTCCAGCCGGATTTTGCCACCATGGACCAGCTCCGTGTGGGCGTCATCGGCAGGTACGCGGAGGGAGGACCGGCGGACTTCGAGGTCCGGGCCTTCGTTCCCGGGTTCGGCGTTCCCGAAGACCCTGTAACCGGCAGCCTCAACGCCGGCCTGGCGCAATGGCTCCTCCGCGAAGGAACTGTGGATGGGAACTACACCGTCCAGCAAGGCACCGCCCTGGGACGCGACGGCCTGGTGACAGTCAGCGTCGAGGACGAGGACATCTGGATCGGCGGAACCAGCCGCGCCGTGGTGAGCGGCCGCGTGTCGATCTAGCGGACTGCGTGGGGTGTTACTGCATGGTCATCCGGTACCCTACTCCCCTGACCGTCTGCACCCACCGCGGGGAACGCGAACTGTCACCCAGGCGCTTTCGCAGGTTCCCCATATGCACCTCCAGGACCCGTTCGTCCCTGGCCGCCACGGCGGAACCCGGGACAGCAGGCTCGTTCCGCAGATAGCGGGCGAGGTCCGCCCTGGTCAGCACCGCACCCCTGTTTTGGAGCAGTGCACGGAGCAGATCGAACTGGGTCCGGGTGAGGTCAACGGCTCTTCCGTCCACTGTTACCGTGCGGGTGCCGTCCATCAGGGCAAGGCCCCGATGTTCAAAGTCCCATCCGACTCCTGCGGCAGAAGCCGCGGCCGCCAGTTGAGGGGTTGCAGAGGCGGCTGCAGCGGGCGTTTCCGCACTGTAGGGTTTGGCGACGAAGTGTCCTGCGGCGCACTGGGCCGCTTCCACCATCGCGTGACGCCTGGGTCTGCGGAGCAGGGCGGCGATCCTGGCGCGGAGCTCGCGCGGACGGAAGGGCTTGGCCAGGTAGTCGTCAGCACCGGCCTCAAGCCCAAGCAGCGCATCCGCTTCGCTCGCCAGTGCGCTGACCATGACCACGTAGGCGTGGCTGAAGGTACGGATCCTGCGTGAGGCCTCGATGCCGTCAAAGTCGGGGAGCCCTACCTCCAAGGTGACCAGGACGGGGTCGTGCTTCCGCACGGCAGCCACACCTTCGGCGCCGGACGCCGCTGCAACAACCTCGAATCCGGATTGGACAAGCAACTCCTCCAGAGCCTCCCTGCTGCGACCGTCGCCGTCAACCACCACAGCCATGCCGCGCGTAACCATCAAAACCCCTCAGAAATTCTCGTACATATTCAGCTCTAGTAAGTACCAGCAATTCCTCAATTGCGAATTGCGTAAAAATTGTGCATTTATTGAGGAAGGCCAAAAAGTAAATATCAGCATTCAGCTATTGCCAACCAAACCCCGCTGAATGATGATCATCATGTGCTCACTGGGGGCGCGGCGCTGCTGTTATCAGCGCAAAAGTAGGGGGCGTTAAATGGTTTCCTTGAGGTCTCGCGTCGCAAAAGCGGTCTGGCTGAACAGACCGCTTGCAATGCTGGCAGCCGCCAGCCTGGTCATGTTGTCCGCAACAACCCCGGCGCATGCCGCCGACACCACCCCCCTGGACCCGGACCCGGGCCCCGCGGGCAGCTTCGCCTGGAAGGGGTTCAACTGGGAAAAGCGGTTCTGGGGCGGTGCGCCACAGTTCAACAAGACCTTCGACGCGGCCAACGTCAGCAATCCCGACAGCAACGGATACGTCACGCTTTCCCTAACCAACCCGACCGGCAGCGCCCCTGTCGGCGCAGAGTTCCAGTCCACCCGGCAGGGATTCGGCTACGGCACTTACAGCACCACGGTGGAGAAAGATGTGAGCGCCCTCCAGAAGGAAGTGGTGTGGGGTTGCCTGTTCACCTACGATCCCCTCGCCACTCCCGGTTACAACGAGATCGACCTGTGCGAGGCATCCGCCTGGGGCGGCGGCGCAAGCTACGGGGAATCCTGGCCCGTAACCCAGGCGCACGGCTACTGGTTCGATGCCACCAAGCCGCCGGGGCAGGGCAACAACACCATCGTCTTTGATACGACGAATGACGCAATCCTCACCCACAAAATGGTCTGGGAACCGGGAAAGATCACTTTCGAAACCTTCGCCGGCGAGGGCTACGGGGGAACCCTTCTCAAGCGAACAGTCCTCCAGGGAAGCACCGTTCCCGTGCCGGCCAAAGAAGCCATCCACTTCAACCTTTGGGTCACTGGCGGTGGCGGCGGCGATCCCGAACATGTGAAACCCGAATCCGTGGTGATCCGGGACTTCTCGTTCACACCGGCGGCCAGCACCACCCCGGTTGCCGAGTCACCCATCACGCTGACGGCCGCCAACAGCAAGGTCAAAGGCGTCAATTCCACCACCCTGAAGTGGACCGGGGCCACGGGGTCCAGCGTCACACTGTGGATCAATGGCACCCCGAAGACCGTCCCCAATACCGGCAGCTTCGTGAACAAGTTCAAGGGCGGAGCAACCACAAGCTACAAGGTCTGCGATGCTGCCGCATGCTCCAACGCCGTGAGTGTGGTGACCTGAGCCGAACACGAACCGGTGGCCCGGATTCTTTGCGAATCCGGGCCACCGGCACGATCAGGCTGAGTTACTTTGCCCGGACCGGCACGATCCGTTTGACGGCCATGCCGAGCGCCACGAGGGCGAAGGCTGCAAGCGCGAACCAAAAGAGGTCACCGGCCCCGGTTGCGGCGAGGGTTCCGGCACCGACACCGGCTGCTGCGGGAGCTGCTGGGTTGCTGTACATAAAGTGTTACCAAGCTTTCTTTTTGTTGAGTGCTACATCCACGTAAGCCTTCGCGTGGACTACCTGAAGGAACAGGTCGATCAGAAGTTCGTACATCGTTGCGGCGGCGAGCATGTACTTCCAGCCACGCAGCCGCACAGTCACTACCCGTTCGATCACGAAGACACCGGTCACGGCCATCCAGAAGGGCTGAATGTGCAGCCCTTCTCCCGTGCCCAGTGCAAAAGCCACCGTTCCGAAGTAGGCCAACGACACCACAATGCCTGTCACGGAGAGCGCCTGCCTCCCCCAGTACGGCCGGGTCACCCTGGTCCAGCCGTACTGGACACAGTTCTCCACGGCTCCGCGCTTCCATCTCAGCCGCTGTGCCCAGAGCTCACGCCAGGTCGGCATGATTTCGGTGACGAGCGTGCAGTCGGCCGGCGATTTGATGCGGTAGTTGAGGGTCAGCAGCGCGAAGGACAACTCGTTGTCCTCGGTCAGGACGGAGGTGTCGTAAACGCCTCCCCTGCAGTTACCCGGCGGCAGCGTGCCGTCAAGCCGGGCTTCGATGACATCCTCCAAGGTCCGGACGCGGAAGAGCGCGGCCGTTCCGGTCACCACAAGGCACTTGCCGTGAAGCCGCTTCACGTCCCGGGCGTAGCGTGCGTACTCATTACGCTGAAGGTGACCCACGAATCCGCCGCCGTCGGCGCCGCGGAAGACGCCGCCCACGGCGCCAAGCCGCCTGTCGGCACGCAGGTGAGCGGTTGCCCGCTCGATGAAGTCATGGCTCAACTGCGAATCCGCGTCCTGGACGAGGATCATGTCTTCCGGATTCGCGCCCGGCAGTAGGCCCTCCAGCGCAAAATTCAAGGCGCCGGCTTTTTTATCTGTGTTTCCCACCGTGCGGATGACCTCTGCGCCGAGCGCCAGTGCGATTTCCCCGGTGGCATCGGTGCATTTGTCGGCAACCACCACCACCCTGTCCGGCGGCTGAGTCTGGGATTTGAGGGATTCGAGCGTGTCAGAAATACCTGCAGCTTCATTATGCGCAGGGATAATAACTGTAATCACAGGAGTTCGGCACCCGCAGTCCCGGGAACAGAATTCACATAGTCACGCACAGGCTCCGCAGCTCCCCACTGAATTAGTCAACTGATTGTTGACTTTGAGTTTTTCAACGGGAACGCAAGCAGGCGGAAAGTATTCGAAAAGGAATCCGCAATCTTCCGTCAAGGAAACTCACACTCAACGGGACCTCAATGTTGCGCCCGCAATTAAGCGGAGTTACTCAATGCGGGAACCTGCCGGCAAGGGGACTTTCGGCTCTTCCCGTCCGGGAGTTCAGGAGTGAACGTTGAACGCATGCGGGAACCACCGACAGGGCGCCCGGGCGCCGAAGCCGATGACCGGCCGGACCGGAACAATGACGATCCCTTCCTCCGGTATGCCGGCCGCTTCGACCGGGCGCTGAGGGACGTCCCGGATGCGCTCCGTTCCTCCCGCACCCCTCCCGCCGGAGTAGCCCGCACGTTGGGACTGCCCGCGGCGGCCGTCGAAGGACCCGCATCGTTCTTCGCTGATTTCTCCGCGCCCCGCGGAGCCCGGCACGTCCGGGTGTGTTCCGCCGCCGCCTGCTTCGCGGCAACCGGCGGCGCGCACGTCCCCGAAGTGGAGGCTGCCCTCGGGGTGCCGTCCGGCAGCAAAAGCCCGGACGGCACCGTTTCGCTCCAGGCAGTGCGCTGCCTGGGCTACTGCTTCGCCGGACCCGCGGCCCTCGTCGGTGACGAGGCTTGCGCCGGCCCCGACCTCGCAGCACAGCTGCTTGGCTCGTCCCCGCGGACGGACCCTCCCATCCCGGTCTACAACGACAGCCCAGTCCCCGTGGTGACCGCCGGACTGCTCGGAGCGTCGCCCCCGTGGTCGGTTTGGCCGGACGTGGCCGCCTCAGCAACCCCAGAGGACATTCTGCTCAGGGTTGAAGCCGCACAGCTGAGAGGGCGGGGCGGGGCCGGGTTCCGCGCGGCCGCCAAATGGCGGGCCGCCCTTGACCACCCTGCACCACGCGTGGTCGTGGCCAATGGCGATGAAGGCGACCCTGGTTCCTATGCGGACCGCCTGCTCATGGAACAGGACGCGCACCGCGTGCTCGAGGGGCTGGTCCTGGCCTGCTTCGCCGTCGGTGCAACCACCGGCATCGTATTTGTACGCTCCGAGTATCCGCTCGCCGCCGCCCGGCTCCGCAATGCGCTGCACGAGGCACGACGAGCCGGGCATCTCGGCCCGGACATTGCAGGCAGCGGCTTCAGCCTGGAAGTGCGCGTTGCCGAAGGCGCAGGGTCCTACGTCTCCGGCGAGGAGACGGCCCTGCTCAACGGGTTGGCCGGGCTGCGCGGCGTCGTGCGGCCCCGGCCTCCGTTCCCCACGGAGCGCGGGTTCCATGGCCGGCCCACGGTGGTCAACAACGTCGAAACGCTGTGCGCGGTCCCGTGGATCGTGCAGCACGGCGGTCCGGCCTATGCGGCGCTGGGAACCTCGGATGAGGCCGGCACCGTGATCGCCTGCCTGTCCGAACGGTTCCTCCGGCCCGGAGCCTACGAGGTGGAGATCGGGACCCCGGTGAGACGGATCGTGGAGGAACTCGGCGGCGGGCTTCGCGGCGGGGCGACACTGCGCGCCATTCAGATCGGCGGCCCGCTGGGCGGTTTCCTTGGGCCCGATGACCTTGACGTGCCGCTGAGCGACACAGCATTGGCACGGCATGGGGCAGCCCTCGGCCACGCGGGAATCGTCGCCTTCGATGACAGGCTCAGTGGTGAGCAGGTGCTGCGGAACCTGTGGGACTTTGCCGCAGCCGAGAGCTGCGGACAATGCTCGCCCTGCCGGGTGGGAACGTGGCGGGGACGCGCCTTGGCGGAGCTCCCGGACGCCCCGGATGTCGGCAGCGAACGCGGCGATGTGCTGCGCACGATGGCGGCGGGCAGCCTGTGCGCCTTCGGCCGCCGGGTACCTGCCGCGGTCCGCAGCCTTGTCCGCGTTTACGGGCTTGCCGGGTGGCCGTCATGAAACTTCTGGTCGACGGCCGCCAGGTTGATGTCCCGCCCGGAGCCACGCTGCTCGACGCGGTGCGGGCAGCCGGCCTGGCCCTCCCGACGCTGTGCCATGATGACCGGCTCACCACGGCAGCCTCGTGCCGGACGTGCCTGGTTGACGTCACCGGCCGCGGCGTTGCTGCCGCCTGCAGCACCCCAGCCGAGGAGGGGCTGCGCATCGCGGTCGAGGCGTCCCGGCCCGTCCGCCGCGACGCGCTGGCGGCCATCGTGGCGGGGTTGCCGGCCCGCGCGCTGGAAGTCCCCGCAGACCGCAGCGAACTGGTCCGGCAATGCGTCGAGTACGGGGTGGTGGCTCCGGCGGGTTCCGTGGAATTTCCAGCGCGCGGAGCCGACCACTCCCACCCCTACGTCAAGCTCGACCGTGACCTCTGCATTGCCTGCGGTCGGTGCGTCCGCGCCTGCGCGGAAATCCAGGGCACGTTCGCCCTGACGCTGGTGGGCCGCGGCGCCGGCACGGTGGTGGCACCCGGGACGGGAGGTCCTTGGGTGGAATCCGATTGCGTCTCCTGCGGGGCCTGCGTGGACACGTGCCCCACCAGTGCATTGTCCGAGCCCGGGCTGCTGAATCTCCTGCCGATCGAACGCCAGACCCTGACCACATGCGGCTATTGCGGAGTGGGCTGCAGCCTCGAGGTCTCCACCCGCGACAACGAAATAATGACTGTACGGCCCGCCCGCGAGGGGTCGGTGAACCGGGGCCATGCCTGCGTCAAAGGACGGTTTTCCCATGGATTCCTCGGATCGGTTGAGCGCCTGACCACCCCGCTGATCCGCAGGAACGGCAGCCTCGCACCGGCAACCTGGGAGGAGGCCACCGCCTACGTTGCTGCACGGCTCGGCACGGTCCGGGACACGGCCCCGGACGGATTTGCCCTCATCTCCTCTGCCCGGGCCACCAACGAGGAGAACTACCTGGCCCAGAAGTTCGCCCGGGCCCTCATGGGTACGAACAACGTGGACAACTGCTCCCGGCTCTGTCATTCCCCTTCAGCCGCCGGCTTGACGGCCTCGTTCGGCCTGTCCGGCGGAACAAACCCATTCGACGACCTGGACCGGTGTGACGCGGTCCTCCTGGTCGGCGCCAACCCGACGGCCGCCCACCCGGTGGTGGGATCCCGCATCTTCCAGCGGGTCATGGACGGCGCCCGCCTGGTGGTGGTCGATCCCCGTCGCACCTTCCTGGCCCGGCACGCGGACGTCCACCTGAGGCCCAGGCCGGGCACCAACGTGGCCGTGTTCAACGGACTGGCGCACGTCCTGGTCCGTGAGGGGTTGGTGGACGAGGCGTTCCTTGCGGCCAGCACCAGCGGCTACGAGGAATTGTCCGGGATGCTCCACGACTACCCTCCGGACCGGGTGGCCCGAATCTCCGGCGTCCCGGCAGACGATCTGGTGCGGGCCGCCGTCGTGTACGGTCAGGCACTGGCTCCCGCCATTTTCTACGGCCTTGGCGTAACCGAACACCGGCACGGCACGGACGGGGTGCGGACGCTGTCCAACCTGGCAATCCTTCGCGGCGCCGTGGGGCCGGGCATCGGCGGAGGGGTGAACCCGCTCCGCGGGCAGAACAACGTTCAGGGCGCCTCGGACATGGGCGCCCTGCCCGACCTGCTGCCCGGTTACCAGAAAGTCCTGGATCCGTCGGCCCGGTCCCGGTGCGCCGCGGCCTGGCAGTCCGAGGTGCCGCCGCAGCCTGGCCTTCGCATCCCCCAGATGTTCGCTGCCGCCCGTGCCGGGGCGTTGAAGGCGCTGTGGATCATCGGAGAGGATGTGCTCACCACCGACCCGGACAGCACATCGGTGCGGGCGGCCCTGGAGTCCTGTCCGCTGGTGATCTGCAACGATTTGTTCCTCTCCGCGACGGCCGCCGCCGCGGACGTCGTCTTCCCGGTGGCCGCGTGGCTCGAGAAGGATGGCACGTTCGTCAATTTCGACAGGCGCTTTCAGCGGGTGCGGGCCGCCGTCGTACCGCCTGCAGGCGTCCGCACCGACTTCGCCGTGCTCCACGCAGTCGCCGCCGGCATGGACGCTGATCTTGGCTGCGCCACACCGGCGGAAGCGCTGGCGGAATGCGCCGCGGTGGCCCCGCTGTTCGGTGGCATCTCCCACCCGAGGCTGGACCGGGACGGTCCCCTGCACTGGCCGTGCGGATCCGTCGATTCCCCCGGCACTCCGCGGCTCTACGAGGATCATTTCGCCACACCGGATGGTTTGGCGCGCCTGGCCGCCAGGCCGTACCTGCCGCCGGGCGAGCAATGTGATCAGGACTTCCCGTTCCTGCTCATCACCGGGCGCCGGGCGGAGCACTACAACTCAGGCAGCATGACGCGCCGTACGGACAACAGCACCCTGTTGCCCCGGGAGACGATCGACATCGAGCCCGGGGACGCCGCGGCCCTGGGGCTGGTCGAGGGAGGCGCCGTCAGGCTGAGCAGCCGCCACGGCACAGCCGTCCTGCCAGCGCGGATCACGGACGAGGTGGAACCCGGCCAGGTGTTCGCGGGCTTCCATTTCCCCGGCGCCGCGGTCAACAACCTCACCTCACCCGTTGAGGACGAGGTCACGGGATGCCCCGAGTACAAGCTGACCGCCGTCCGGCTGTCCGGTCCCGGCTGACGCATTTGCCAAGGGGCAGAGCCTTCGCTGGGCCCTCCCGCGACGACGGGTCTTTGTCCCCTGTTAGTTGTTTTCCGGCAGGTATGTACTGAAAGTACACCCGCCCCAGCGCGGGCCATCCCTGACATTAGTTTGGAGAAAGCCATGTCTGATCTGCTTAAATGGTCGCCGCGCGCGGCTTCCCGATGGACCTCACCGTTCGACGCTTTGCTGAGGTCTCCCCTGGAGTTCATGGACTCCCTGGACCGCATGTTTGAATCGACGGCCGGAACCTCTCCGATCCGCGTCGAGGAGTTCGTTGACGGCAAGACCCTGGTGGTACGGGCTGAGATGCCAGGAGTTGATCCCGACAAAGACGTGGAGATCACCATCGTTGACGGCACCTTGCGCATCCACGCCGAACGCCAGGAAAAGGAAGAGCACAAGGACAAGAACCGCTATCGGTCAGAATTCCGCTACGGATCCTTCAGCCGCAGCATCCCCCTGCCCGAGGGCGTGAAGGAAGATGACATCAAGGCCTCCTACACCGACGGCGTCCTTGAAGTCCGCACACCACTGCCGGAAGAAGCCGCAGCCCAGGCCGAGGCTCCCAAGAAACTTCCGATCAGCCGCGGCTAGGGCCGGGTCCGACCACCATTCGCAGGATGGGCTGCCGGCGCCGGAACCGGCGGCCCCGCGACGGCACGCCCCGTCAACACCAAAGGACTCAAAGCCCGTAGACTAGACGGCATTATGGATGACCCTCCTTCACATATGCCCAAGCCCCTCCACCTTCTGACCGG
Above is a window of Arthrobacter sp. FB24 DNA encoding:
- a CDS encoding YegP family protein, with translation MSGHFELISAPDGGYRFRLIGKAGELVAISLKYPTKRAAAQGIALVREIAGTGLIRDMSSSRRIEPSHRIRPSQPAPVHSGAALLRMRAAHNNPHPEHGQPQLSSAARR
- a CDS encoding GAF and ANTAR domain-containing protein, which translates into the protein MAKKLPLDDLSGAIGRIRGLLLTEEKVVTAVEVLARAVKDSVPGTAGAGVSVLDGQGRRTSYGATDRVVEQADSLQYELGEGPCLTAWAAEETIVVEDVRADDRWPRWRAAVEGLPIRSVVSAVLVADKQSIGTIKVYAALPASYTPATARLLELFAVPAVTLLSHVQASEMPQHISADLHAALESRDTVNRACGILMQRHGFGHERALEELIRQSRERRSSLLQAAAGLIAEMPDARN
- a CDS encoding PhzF family phenazine biosynthesis protein; this translates as MQSFANWTNLSETTFLLKPSHPEADYRLRIFTPASELPFAGHPTLGSAHAWLAEGGQPLREGELLQECEAGLVKIRRAGTDLAFAAPPLVRSGAVDPAALEQAVVSLGVDAGQVLGSNWVDNDPGWLGIRLESAEQVLGLQPDFATMDQLRVGVIGRYAEGGPADFEVRAFVPGFGVPEDPVTGSLNAGLAQWLLREGTVDGNYTVQQGTALGRDGLVTVSVEDEDIWIGGTSRAVVSGRVSI
- a CDS encoding response regulator transcription factor, with amino-acid sequence MVTRGMAVVVDGDGRSREALEELLVQSGFEVVAAASGAEGVAAVRKHDPVLVTLEVGLPDFDGIEASRRIRTFSHAYVVMVSALASEADALLGLEAGADDYLAKPFRPRELRARIAALLRRPRRHAMVEAAQCAAGHFVAKPYSAETPAAAASATPQLAAAASAAGVGWDFEHRGLALMDGTRTVTVDGRAVDLTRTQFDLLRALLQNRGAVLTRADLARYLRNEPAVPGSAVAARDERVLEVHMGNLRKRLGDSSRSPRWVQTVRGVGYRMTMQ
- a CDS encoding glycosyltransferase family 2 protein — protein: MITVIIPAHNEAAGISDTLESLKSQTQPPDRVVVVADKCTDATGEIALALGAEVIRTVGNTDKKAGALNFALEGLLPGANPEDMILVQDADSQLSHDFIERATAHLRADRRLGAVGGVFRGADGGGFVGHLQRNEYARYARDVKRLHGKCLVVTGTAALFRVRTLEDVIEARLDGTLPPGNCRGGVYDTSVLTEDNELSFALLTLNYRIKSPADCTLVTEIMPTWRELWAQRLRWKRGAVENCVQYGWTRVTRPYWGRQALSVTGIVVSLAYFGTVAFALGTGEGLHIQPFWMAVTGVFVIERVVTVRLRGWKYMLAAATMYELLIDLFLQVVHAKAYVDVALNKKKAW
- a CDS encoding NAD(P)H-dependent oxidoreductase subunit E, whose amino-acid sequence is MNVERMREPPTGRPGAEADDRPDRNNDDPFLRYAGRFDRALRDVPDALRSSRTPPAGVARTLGLPAAAVEGPASFFADFSAPRGARHVRVCSAAACFAATGGAHVPEVEAALGVPSGSKSPDGTVSLQAVRCLGYCFAGPAALVGDEACAGPDLAAQLLGSSPRTDPPIPVYNDSPVPVVTAGLLGASPPWSVWPDVAASATPEDILLRVEAAQLRGRGGAGFRAAAKWRAALDHPAPRVVVANGDEGDPGSYADRLLMEQDAHRVLEGLVLACFAVGATTGIVFVRSEYPLAAARLRNALHEARRAGHLGPDIAGSGFSLEVRVAEGAGSYVSGEETALLNGLAGLRGVVRPRPPFPTERGFHGRPTVVNNVETLCAVPWIVQHGGPAYAALGTSDEAGTVIACLSERFLRPGAYEVEIGTPVRRIVEELGGGLRGGATLRAIQIGGPLGGFLGPDDLDVPLSDTALARHGAALGHAGIVAFDDRLSGEQVLRNLWDFAAAESCGQCSPCRVGTWRGRALAELPDAPDVGSERGDVLRTMAAGSLCAFGRRVPAAVRSLVRVYGLAGWPS
- the fdhF gene encoding formate dehydrogenase subunit alpha, encoding MKLLVDGRQVDVPPGATLLDAVRAAGLALPTLCHDDRLTTAASCRTCLVDVTGRGVAAACSTPAEEGLRIAVEASRPVRRDALAAIVAGLPARALEVPADRSELVRQCVEYGVVAPAGSVEFPARGADHSHPYVKLDRDLCIACGRCVRACAEIQGTFALTLVGRGAGTVVAPGTGGPWVESDCVSCGACVDTCPTSALSEPGLLNLLPIERQTLTTCGYCGVGCSLEVSTRDNEIMTVRPAREGSVNRGHACVKGRFSHGFLGSVERLTTPLIRRNGSLAPATWEEATAYVAARLGTVRDTAPDGFALISSARATNEENYLAQKFARALMGTNNVDNCSRLCHSPSAAGLTASFGLSGGTNPFDDLDRCDAVLLVGANPTAAHPVVGSRIFQRVMDGARLVVVDPRRTFLARHADVHLRPRPGTNVAVFNGLAHVLVREGLVDEAFLAASTSGYEELSGMLHDYPPDRVARISGVPADDLVRAAVVYGQALAPAIFYGLGVTEHRHGTDGVRTLSNLAILRGAVGPGIGGGVNPLRGQNNVQGASDMGALPDLLPGYQKVLDPSARSRCAAAWQSEVPPQPGLRIPQMFAAARAGALKALWIIGEDVLTTDPDSTSVRAALESCPLVICNDLFLSATAAAADVVFPVAAWLEKDGTFVNFDRRFQRVRAAVVPPAGVRTDFAVLHAVAAGMDADLGCATPAEALAECAAVAPLFGGISHPRLDRDGPLHWPCGSVDSPGTPRLYEDHFATPDGLARLAARPYLPPGEQCDQDFPFLLITGRRAEHYNSGSMTRRTDNSTLLPRETIDIEPGDAAALGLVEGGAVRLSSRHGTAVLPARITDEVEPGQVFAGFHFPGAAVNNLTSPVEDEVTGCPEYKLTAVRLSGPG
- a CDS encoding Hsp20/alpha crystallin family protein, which codes for MSDLLKWSPRAASRWTSPFDALLRSPLEFMDSLDRMFESTAGTSPIRVEEFVDGKTLVVRAEMPGVDPDKDVEITIVDGTLRIHAERQEKEEHKDKNRYRSEFRYGSFSRSIPLPEGVKEDDIKASYTDGVLEVRTPLPEEAAAQAEAPKKLPISRG